Proteins from a single region of Aminivibrio sp.:
- the hflK gene encoding FtsH protease activity modulator HflK has product MRNFFEELLGMLEKGARKEQRFDGEEWGTPPPRERKKLNLGFFKYAVLLIVAALVAYQGFYIVPAGSRGVVFRLGRVSGVADQGINFKLPVIDLVTIVNTEQIQRFEYGYRTVNPGPPATFADRPDESKMLTGDNKIVEIDWVLQFQAGDPVSFVVNLPEDRAFREKLIRDVAESTLREVIASRQLDDVLTTEKEASQTEAKKLIQEKLDFLKTGVFILAVQFQDVNPPKAVQAAFSEINTARAERERLILEADKYSNEILSRAEGEADKILNEAEAYKFRRISLAEGEAARIRSLHGAYRENPDLVLNNLWLENMEKVWPKLKVFIVDAGENALQVLPLEQFFKSAGATSPDGAQ; this is encoded by the coding sequence ATGAGAAATTTTTTTGAGGAACTTCTCGGGATGCTTGAGAAGGGGGCAAGGAAGGAACAGCGGTTCGACGGCGAGGAGTGGGGAACGCCTCCGCCAAGGGAGAGGAAAAAACTGAACCTGGGGTTTTTCAAGTATGCGGTTCTCCTGATCGTGGCCGCCCTGGTGGCCTACCAGGGATTCTACATCGTTCCCGCCGGGTCCCGGGGCGTGGTCTTCCGGCTGGGAAGGGTCTCCGGGGTGGCTGACCAGGGTATCAACTTCAAGCTGCCCGTCATCGACCTCGTCACCATAGTGAACACGGAGCAGATCCAGCGTTTCGAATACGGCTACAGGACGGTGAATCCGGGGCCGCCGGCGACTTTTGCCGACCGGCCCGACGAGTCGAAGATGCTCACCGGGGACAACAAAATCGTGGAGATCGACTGGGTTCTCCAGTTTCAGGCGGGAGACCCGGTCTCCTTCGTGGTGAACCTCCCCGAGGACAGGGCTTTTCGTGAGAAACTGATCCGGGACGTGGCGGAGTCGACGCTCCGGGAAGTCATCGCCTCAAGACAGCTCGACGACGTGCTCACCACAGAAAAAGAGGCCTCCCAGACGGAGGCGAAGAAGCTCATCCAGGAAAAGCTGGACTTCCTCAAGACCGGTGTGTTCATCCTGGCGGTCCAGTTCCAGGACGTGAATCCGCCGAAAGCTGTCCAGGCGGCCTTCAGCGAGATCAATACCGCGAGGGCCGAACGGGAACGTTTGATTCTCGAGGCGGACAAGTACTCCAACGAAATACTGTCCAGGGCGGAGGGAGAAGCAGACAAGATCCTCAACGAAGCCGAGGCCTACAAGTTCCGCCGCATCTCCCTGGCGGAGGGCGAGGCGGCAAGGATCAGGTCCCTTCACGGGGCCTACAGGGAAAACCCTGACCTGGTGCTGAACAACCTCTGGCTGGAGAACATGGAGAAGGTCTGGCCGAAACTGAAGGTGTTCATCGTGGACGCCGGGGAGAACGCCCTCCAGGTGCTTCCCCTGGAGCAGTTCTTCAAATCCGCGGGAGCGACGTCTCCCGACGGGGCACAGTAG
- a CDS encoding dihydrodipicolinate synthase family protein, with protein sequence MKKVRGIFAPIATAFDASGEVDYSTFAENTVAFGATKLSGLVVLGSNGEFTLLSHEEKVKLVETARNHLPAEKMVIAGTGCESFKETLQLTKECAAVGADVALVVTPNYYKKDMHEAALGNFYTMLADASPIPVMIYNMPGNSGVNVPSSLTLKLAAHPNITGIKDSGGNIVQISEVLAKAPEGFSVFAGSGSYLLATLLLGGVGGTLAVANVVPDYCAEIQENFEKGDIEKARKMQLALLPLNAAVTSRFGIGGMKAAMDMVGFKGGLPRLPILPAGEETRKEIARILKELGIPTV encoded by the coding sequence ATGAAAAAAGTCCGTGGAATTTTCGCCCCCATCGCCACCGCCTTCGACGCTTCCGGAGAGGTGGATTATTCGACCTTTGCAGAGAACACGGTGGCCTTCGGCGCAACGAAACTGTCCGGCCTCGTGGTGCTGGGCAGCAACGGCGAGTTCACCCTGCTTTCCCACGAGGAAAAGGTGAAGCTCGTGGAGACCGCGAGAAACCACCTTCCGGCGGAAAAAATGGTCATCGCCGGAACGGGTTGCGAGTCCTTCAAGGAGACTCTGCAGCTTACGAAGGAATGCGCCGCTGTCGGGGCCGACGTGGCCCTCGTCGTGACCCCCAACTACTACAAGAAGGACATGCACGAGGCCGCCCTCGGGAATTTCTACACCATGCTCGCCGACGCCTCTCCCATCCCCGTGATGATCTACAACATGCCCGGCAACTCCGGGGTGAACGTCCCCTCGTCCCTGACCCTGAAGCTCGCCGCCCACCCCAACATCACCGGCATCAAGGACAGCGGAGGCAACATCGTCCAGATTTCCGAAGTGCTCGCGAAGGCTCCCGAGGGCTTCTCTGTTTTCGCCGGCTCAGGAAGCTATCTTCTCGCCACCCTCCTGCTCGGCGGTGTCGGCGGAACCCTGGCGGTGGCCAACGTGGTTCCCGACTATTGCGCCGAAATCCAGGAGAACTTCGAAAAGGGCGATATTGAGAAAGCCCGGAAGATGCAACTCGCCCTCCTTCCCCTCAATGCCGCCGTCACCAGCCGCTTCGGCATCGGCGGCATGAAGGCAGCCATGGACATGGTCGGCTTCAAGGGGGGACTGCCCCGCCTGCCCATCCTTCCAGCCGGCGAGGAGACGAGGAAGGAAATCGCCAGGATCCTCAAGGAGCTGGGGATCCCCACGGTATAG
- a CDS encoding AI-2E family transporter: protein MGNVQIIIGLVSIISIVATGLVLNFAQAVFIPLIIAWLLSYIFGPIVRFLSRLKIPTFINVIVVLAIFFGVCVLGALFLNARILTFTEAFPKYYARLLDIGKSLTVNFDLPPDFWLSINWGVTVRGYLLELSGSFVTIVSKLVMVIVFLVFLLLGAPYFDYKLQKAFSPGTAEKVKRILGTISFQIGRYLSALAFISAVTGFLVWFALEFLQVDFAVTWGLLAFILNFIPTVGSIVASIPPILVALVQFYPSYMPAVVTALVLLTIQVTIGNFITPKVMGDRLNLSPVAVLISLLFWSLIWGVAGALISTIIAAIIKIICENIPSLNFISVMMGSGKVYQKEFEERV from the coding sequence GTGGGGAATGTCCAGATCATCATCGGTCTCGTAAGCATCATCTCCATTGTGGCCACGGGGCTGGTCCTCAACTTCGCCCAGGCGGTGTTCATTCCGCTGATTATCGCATGGCTCCTGTCGTACATCTTCGGCCCTATCGTGCGGTTCCTCTCGCGGCTGAAAATCCCGACGTTCATCAACGTCATCGTCGTCCTGGCCATCTTCTTCGGCGTCTGCGTTCTCGGGGCTCTTTTCCTCAACGCCCGCATTCTCACCTTCACAGAGGCCTTTCCGAAATACTATGCCAGGCTTCTTGATATAGGAAAGTCGCTTACCGTGAACTTTGACCTTCCGCCTGACTTCTGGTTGTCCATCAACTGGGGCGTCACTGTCAGGGGATACCTTCTCGAGCTGTCCGGTTCCTTCGTCACCATTGTCTCAAAGCTCGTCATGGTGATCGTGTTCCTCGTGTTTCTGCTCCTCGGCGCCCCCTATTTCGACTACAAGCTGCAGAAGGCCTTCTCTCCCGGCACCGCGGAAAAGGTAAAACGCATCCTCGGCACCATCTCCTTCCAGATCGGCCGGTACCTGAGCGCCCTGGCCTTCATCAGCGCCGTGACGGGATTCCTGGTGTGGTTCGCCCTTGAATTCCTCCAGGTGGACTTTGCGGTGACCTGGGGTTTGCTGGCCTTTATCCTGAACTTTATTCCCACGGTGGGATCCATCGTGGCCTCAATCCCCCCGATCCTGGTGGCGCTGGTACAGTTCTACCCGAGCTACATGCCTGCGGTCGTCACCGCCCTGGTCCTCCTGACCATCCAGGTGACAATCGGCAACTTCATAACCCCCAAGGTCATGGGAGACCGGCTGAACCTCAGCCCAGTCGCGGTGCTCATCTCCCTGCTTTTCTGGAGCCTCATCTGGGGCGTGGCGGGCGCCCTCATCTCCACCATCATCGCCGCCATCATAAAGATCATCTGCGAGAATATCCCCTCCCTGAACTTCATCAGCGTCATGATGGGGTCCGGTAAGGTCTACCAGAAGGAGTTCGAGGAAAGGGTCTGA
- a CDS encoding MetQ/NlpA family ABC transporter substrate-binding protein codes for MADDDGMSDMKEADDGIRAGRTSPKDVSTGRKDGKRMKKIAALCAAAAIAVFTAAGAEAAALVPLKVGATSGPHAEILEFLAERLKNEGVDLRVFPFSDYITPNAALDQGDIDANSYQHQLFLDTQNRDRGYRLVSVAKTVVCPMGFYSKKIGTIDDLKDGSKVSVPNDPANVGRALVLLEKKGFIKLREGTGYTASVLDIVENPKNLRFIEIEAPQLPRVLDDVDIGAVNVNYAVEAGLSPLKDAILLEDAETSPFANVIAVREEDRDNPLVKKLVEAYRTEETAKFMLERYKGGFIPAW; via the coding sequence ATGGCCGATGACGACGGCATGAGCGACATGAAAGAAGCGGACGATGGCATTCGGGCCGGACGGACGAGTCCGAAAGATGTCAGTACAGGACGAAAGGACGGAAAGAGAATGAAAAAAATCGCAGCACTGTGCGCAGCAGCAGCCATAGCCGTTTTCACAGCCGCAGGGGCGGAAGCCGCCGCTCTTGTTCCCCTGAAGGTCGGGGCGACTTCGGGGCCCCATGCCGAAATACTGGAATTCCTGGCGGAGAGACTGAAGAACGAAGGCGTGGACCTCAGGGTGTTTCCCTTCAGCGATTACATCACCCCAAACGCCGCCCTCGACCAGGGAGATATCGACGCAAACTCCTACCAGCACCAGCTCTTTCTCGACACCCAGAACAGGGACCGGGGATACAGGCTTGTCTCTGTGGCCAAGACCGTGGTCTGCCCCATGGGGTTCTACTCAAAAAAAATAGGGACCATCGACGACCTGAAGGATGGTTCGAAGGTCTCCGTTCCTAATGATCCGGCAAACGTGGGCAGGGCCCTGGTCCTGCTGGAAAAGAAAGGATTCATTAAGCTGCGGGAAGGAACGGGGTATACCGCCTCGGTGCTTGACATCGTGGAAAACCCGAAAAATCTCAGGTTTATCGAGATCGAGGCTCCCCAACTTCCCAGGGTTCTGGACGACGTGGACATCGGCGCCGTGAACGTGAACTACGCGGTGGAGGCGGGCCTGTCCCCCCTGAAGGACGCGATCCTGCTCGAGGATGCCGAAACCTCCCCCTTCGCCAACGTGATCGCCGTCCGGGAGGAGGACAGGGACAATCCCCTGGTGAAAAAGCTCGTGGAGGCCTACCGGACGGAAGAGACCGCGAAGTTCATGCTGGAGCGATACAAGGGCGGCTTCATTCCCGCCTGGTAG
- a CDS encoding M20 family metallo-hydrolase, whose amino-acid sequence MIISADRFLADLEALGRIGWVDGEGMDRPAFSPSCEAARKFVEDRMKEAGLAVTVDGVGNLFGRLEGSDPSLPAIYAGSHLDAVPGGGKYDGSLGVMAALEAARTIREKKLPLRHSLVVAGFTGEEGGEMGGTFGSRAFAGLLDEPLPAERPARVGLTPEEVRSAKADPGRIACYFELHIEQGPYLERRNISVGIPTGIVGISRYAVRIDGEANHAGTTPMKERKDAMREAAELLAEWYAWTDTRDDFVCNVGVFSLRPGAVAIVPGRADFLLEIRSLKDSVMDEIATKFRSFLEKRKNVSVSMEPVVWKGAVDLDPFLQTAVEAVCEETKVSWVRMPSGASHDANPMARITRAGMIFVPSAGGISHSKEEYTTPEDLARGADILARAILEADRGL is encoded by the coding sequence GTGATCATCTCCGCAGACCGTTTCCTCGCGGATCTGGAAGCCCTCGGCCGTATAGGCTGGGTGGACGGGGAGGGCATGGACCGCCCCGCCTTTTCCCCTTCCTGCGAGGCGGCCAGGAAGTTCGTGGAGGACAGGATGAAGGAGGCAGGGCTCGCCGTGACCGTTGACGGGGTCGGAAATCTTTTCGGCAGGCTGGAGGGAAGCGATCCCTCCCTGCCTGCCATATATGCGGGGTCCCACCTGGATGCCGTGCCCGGGGGAGGAAAGTACGACGGTTCCCTGGGCGTGATGGCGGCCCTGGAGGCAGCCCGGACCATCCGGGAAAAGAAGCTTCCCCTTCGCCACTCTCTTGTGGTCGCCGGGTTCACAGGCGAAGAGGGGGGCGAGATGGGAGGTACCTTCGGGAGCAGGGCCTTTGCCGGACTGCTGGATGAGCCCCTGCCGGCCGAAAGGCCGGCAAGGGTGGGTCTGACGCCGGAAGAAGTCCGTTCCGCGAAGGCCGACCCTGGGCGGATCGCCTGCTACTTCGAGCTTCACATCGAGCAGGGTCCCTACCTCGAGCGGAGGAACATCTCCGTCGGCATTCCCACGGGTATCGTGGGCATCAGCAGGTACGCCGTCAGGATCGACGGCGAGGCCAACCACGCGGGCACCACGCCCATGAAAGAGCGGAAGGACGCCATGAGAGAGGCCGCGGAGTTGCTCGCCGAGTGGTATGCCTGGACGGATACGAGGGATGACTTTGTCTGCAATGTGGGGGTCTTCTCCCTCCGTCCCGGGGCCGTGGCCATCGTTCCGGGAAGAGCGGACTTTCTCCTCGAGATCCGTTCGCTGAAGGATTCCGTCATGGACGAGATCGCCACCAAATTCCGCTCCTTCCTCGAAAAAAGGAAGAACGTTTCCGTCTCCATGGAGCCCGTGGTCTGGAAAGGGGCCGTGGATCTCGATCCGTTTCTCCAGACGGCAGTGGAAGCCGTCTGCGAGGAGACGAAAGTCTCTTGGGTGCGCATGCCGAGCGGCGCATCCCACGACGCGAACCCCATGGCCCGGATCACCAGGGCGGGAATGATTTTTGTGCCGAGCGCGGGCGGCATCAGCCACTCGAAAGAGGAGTATACGACCCCGGAAGATCTTGCCAGGGGAGCGGACATTCTTGCCCGTGCCATTTTGGAGGCAGACCGGGGCCTGTAG